The following are from one region of the Bos mutus isolate GX-2022 chromosome 18, NWIPB_WYAK_1.1, whole genome shotgun sequence genome:
- the SIGLEC11 gene encoding sialic acid-binding Ig-like lectin 11 yields TWTPNVHIEEPLESGSSSHLKCSLPEACDWAKPPTISWTGAALRPPGLDSTEAYNSSEILLTPRPQDHGTSLTCRVTFRRASVSAERTVTLNVSYPPQKLTISLSGGIGTELKHLGNGSSLPVLEGDSLRLACDTDSNPPATLSWSRGSQTLSPSHPSSPGVLYLPRVESGHEGELTCRAQHPRGSLWISVHLSVQTPPQLLGPSCSQEDKGLRCSCSSRARPAPSLRWWLGEGLLEGEFSNTSNASFEVASSSAGPWANGSLSLREGLSSGLSLSCEALNVHGARSGSVLLLPGKPRLGGEFFLGAIGGAGAAGLLSLCSCLIFFRVKTCRKAAREKDEPCTLGPTSQGYQDECPPGSPLDYPPPAVAAPLSGEDQELHYASLSFLKLRPREPRDQAATSTTEYAEVKILK; encoded by the exons ACATGGACCCCCAATGTCCACATCGAGGAGCCCCTGGAGTCCGGCTCCAGCAGCCACCTCAAATGCTCCCTGCCAGAGGCCTGTGACTGGGCCAAGCCCCCCACCATCTCTTGGACCGGGGCTGCCCTCAGACCCCCGGGACTGGACTCCACGGAGGCCTATAACTCCTCGGAGATCCTGCTCACCCCCCGCCCGCAGGATCACGGGACGAGCCTCACCTGTCGGGTGACCTTCCGCAGGGCTTCTGTGAGCGCAGAGAGGACTGTCACGCTCAATGTGTCCT ATCCTCCCCAGAAGCTGACCATCAGCCTCTCCGGAGGAATTGGCACAG agcTAAAACACCTGGGGAATGGCTCATCTCTTCCTGTTCTGGAAGGAGACTCTCTGCGCCTGGCCTGCGACACCGACAGCAACCCCCCAGCCACACTGAGCTGGTCCCGGGGGAGCCAGACCCTGAGCCCCTCACATCCTTCAAGCCCTGGGGTCCTGTACCTGCCCCGAGTGGAGTCGGGCCACGAAGGCGAACTCACCTGCCGAGCTCAGCACCCTCGGGGCTCCCTGTGGATCTCCGTGCATCTCTCTGTGCAGA caCCCCCGCAGCTGCTGGGCCCCTCCTGCTCCCAGGAGGACAAGGGTCTGCGCTGCAGCTGCTCCTCCAGAGCCCGGCCGGCCCCCTCCCTGCGCTGGTGGCTGGGCGAGGGGCTGCTGGAGGGGGAGTTCAGCAACACCAGCAACGCCTCCTTCGAGGTCGCCTCCAGCTCCGCCGGGCCCTGGGCCAATGGCTCCCTGAGCCTCCGTGAGGGGCTCAGCTCCGGCCTCAGCCTCAGCTGCGAGGCCCTGAACGTCCACGGGGCCCGGAGCGGGTCTGTCCTGCTGCTGCCAG ggaagcccaggcttggAGGGGAATTTTTTCTGGGGGCCATCGGGGGAGCTGGCGCCGCTGGCCTGCTCAGTCTCTGCTCCTGCCTCATCTTCTTCAG AGTGAAGACCTGCAGGAAGGCAGCCCGTGAGAAGGATGAACCTTGCACACTGGGTCCCACCTCCCAG GGTTACCAGGATGAGTGTCCTCCAGGCAGCCCCCTGGACTACCCGCCCCCAGCCGTGGCCGCCCCCCTCTCGGGGGAGGATCAGGAGCTTCATTACGcctccctcagtttcctcaagctGAGGCCCCGGGAGCCTCGGGACCAGGCTGCCACCAGCACCACCGAATATGCAGAGGTCAAGATCCTTAAATGA
- the LOC138991745 gene encoding myeloid cell surface antigen CD33-like: protein MERLLLLPLLPLLWAGSPEKESLYQLQVQGSVTVQEGLCVSVPCNVSYPQLGWAKSTHVYGAWFRKEDRLQEDVLVATDNSAQGGKKKRNIPFHLLGDPRANNCSLGIAEARKRDSGNYYFQLIREAAEHSYKNNQLTVNVIA from the exons AtggagaggctgctgctgctgcccctgcTGCCCCTGCTGTGGGCGG GGTCCCCGGAGAAGGAATCACTATACCAGCTGCAAGTGCAGGGATCGGTGACAGTGCAGGAGGGTCTGTGCGTCTCCGTGCCCTGTAACGTCTCCTACCCCCAGCTTGGCTGGGCCAAGTCCACACACGTTTACGGCGCATGGTTCCGGAAAGAGGATAGACTCCAAGAGGATGTTCTTGTGGCCACAGACAACTCAGCCCAGGGtgggaagaagaagagaaatatcCCATTCCacctccttggggaccccaggGCCAACAACTGCTCCCTGGGCATCGCAGAGGCCCGCAAGAGGGACAGTGGAAACTATTATTTTCAGCTGATAAGAGAAGCTGCAGAACACAGTTACAAGAATAACCAGCTCACTGTGAACGTGATCG CATGA
- the ATF5 gene encoding cyclic AMP-dependent transcription factor ATF-5 isoform X3 has protein sequence MSLLATLGLELDRTLLPASGLGWLVDYGKLPLAPAPLGPYEVLGGALEGGLPGGGEPLAGDGFSDWMTERVDFTALLPLEPPLPSGALPPPSPPPPDLEAMASLLKKELEQMEDYFLDAPLLPPSSPPLPPPPQPPAPAPSLPLPLPLPLPTFDLPQPPSLDTLDLLAIYCRGEAGQGDSGLAPLPPPPQAPPPPRPAPYPSPAASRGDRKQKKRDQNKSAALRIMKRLA, from the exons ATGTCACTCCTGGCGACCCTGGGGCTGGAGCTGGACAGGACCCTGCTCCCAGCTAGCGGGCTGGGCTGGCTCGTAGACTATGGGAAACtccccctggcccctgccccccTGGGCCCCTATGAGGTCCTTGGGGGAGCCCTGGAGGGCGGGCTTCCAGGGGGGGGAGAGCCCCTGGCAG GAGACGGCTTCTCTGACTGGATGACCGAACGGGTCGACTTTACAGCCCTGCTCCCTCTGGAGCCCCCCTTGCCCTCAGgtgccctccccccaccttccccacccccacctgaccTGGAAGCTATGGCCTCCCTGCTCAAGAAGGAGCTGGAGCAGATGGAAGACTACTTCCTCGATGCCCCTCTGCTCCCACCATCCTCCCCAcctctgccgccgccgccgcagccgccgGCACCGgcaccttccctccctctccccctccccctccccttgccCACCTTtgacctcccccagcccccttccctggACACCCTCGACTTGCTGGCCATCTACTGCCGCGGTGAGGCTGGGCAGGGGGACTCGGGATTggcgcccctgcccccacctccgcaagccccgcccccgccccgccccgccccctacCCCAGTCCTGCTGCCAGCCGAGGGGACCGCAAGCAAAAGAAGCGAGACCAGAACAAGTCCGCGGCTCTGAG AATCATGAAACGTTTGGCATAA
- the ATF5 gene encoding cyclic AMP-dependent transcription factor ATF-5 isoform X2 codes for MSLLATLGLELDRTLLPASGLGWLVDYGKLPLAPAPLGPYEVLGGALEGGLPGGGEPLAGDGFSDWMTERVDFTALLPLEPPLPSGALPPPSPPPPDLEAMASLLKKELEQMEDYFLDAPLLPPSSPPLPPPPQPPAPAPSLPLPLPLPLPTFDLPQPPSLDTLDLLAIYCRGEAGQGDSGLAPLPPPPQAPPPPRPAPYPSPAASRGDRKQKKRDQNKSAALRYRQRKRAEGEALEGECQGLEARNRELRERAESVEREIQIMKRLA; via the exons ATGTCACTCCTGGCGACCCTGGGGCTGGAGCTGGACAGGACCCTGCTCCCAGCTAGCGGGCTGGGCTGGCTCGTAGACTATGGGAAACtccccctggcccctgccccccTGGGCCCCTATGAGGTCCTTGGGGGAGCCCTGGAGGGCGGGCTTCCAGGGGGGGGAGAGCCCCTGGCAG GAGACGGCTTCTCTGACTGGATGACCGAACGGGTCGACTTTACAGCCCTGCTCCCTCTGGAGCCCCCCTTGCCCTCAGgtgccctccccccaccttccccacccccacctgaccTGGAAGCTATGGCCTCCCTGCTCAAGAAGGAGCTGGAGCAGATGGAAGACTACTTCCTCGATGCCCCTCTGCTCCCACCATCCTCCCCAcctctgccgccgccgccgcagccgccgGCACCGgcaccttccctccctctccccctccccctccccttgccCACCTTtgacctcccccagcccccttccctggACACCCTCGACTTGCTGGCCATCTACTGCCGCGGTGAGGCTGGGCAGGGGGACTCGGGATTggcgcccctgcccccacctccgcaagccccgcccccgccccgccccgccccctacCCCAGTCCTGCTGCCAGCCGAGGGGACCGCAAGCAAAAGAAGCGAGACCAGAACAAGTCCGCGGCTCTGAGGTACCGCCAGAGGAAGCGTGCAGAGGGCGAGGCCCTGGAGGGCgagtgccaggggctggaggcgCGGAACCGGGAGCTGAGGGAGAGGGCGGAGTCGGTGGAGCGGGAGATCCA AATCATGAAACGTTTGGCATAA
- the ATF5 gene encoding cyclic AMP-dependent transcription factor ATF-5 isoform X1, translating to MSLLATLGLELDRTLLPASGLGWLVDYGKLPLAPAPLGPYEVLGGALEGGLPGGGEPLAGDGFSDWMTERVDFTALLPLEPPLPSGALPPPSPPPPDLEAMASLLKKELEQMEDYFLDAPLLPPSSPPLPPPPQPPAPAPSLPLPLPLPLPTFDLPQPPSLDTLDLLAIYCRGEAGQGDSGLAPLPPPPQAPPPPRPAPYPSPAASRGDRKQKKRDQNKSAALRYRQRKRAEGEALEGECQGLEARNRELRERAESVEREIQYVKDLLIEVYKARSQRTRNS from the exons ATGTCACTCCTGGCGACCCTGGGGCTGGAGCTGGACAGGACCCTGCTCCCAGCTAGCGGGCTGGGCTGGCTCGTAGACTATGGGAAACtccccctggcccctgccccccTGGGCCCCTATGAGGTCCTTGGGGGAGCCCTGGAGGGCGGGCTTCCAGGGGGGGGAGAGCCCCTGGCAG GAGACGGCTTCTCTGACTGGATGACCGAACGGGTCGACTTTACAGCCCTGCTCCCTCTGGAGCCCCCCTTGCCCTCAGgtgccctccccccaccttccccacccccacctgaccTGGAAGCTATGGCCTCCCTGCTCAAGAAGGAGCTGGAGCAGATGGAAGACTACTTCCTCGATGCCCCTCTGCTCCCACCATCCTCCCCAcctctgccgccgccgccgcagccgccgGCACCGgcaccttccctccctctccccctccccctccccttgccCACCTTtgacctcccccagcccccttccctggACACCCTCGACTTGCTGGCCATCTACTGCCGCGGTGAGGCTGGGCAGGGGGACTCGGGATTggcgcccctgcccccacctccgcaagccccgcccccgccccgccccgccccctacCCCAGTCCTGCTGCCAGCCGAGGGGACCGCAAGCAAAAGAAGCGAGACCAGAACAAGTCCGCGGCTCTGAGGTACCGCCAGAGGAAGCGTGCAGAGGGCGAGGCCCTGGAGGGCgagtgccaggggctggaggcgCGGAACCGGGAGCTGAGGGAGAGGGCGGAGTCGGTGGAGCGGGAGATCCAGTACGTCAAGGATCTGCTCATCGAAGTGTACAAAGCTCGAAGCCAGAGGACCAGGAACAGCTAG